TTTGCACGTCTTGCTTGGAAATCTTCAAAGTTTGAACAGCTTGAGATTTCAACGTATCTGTTATAACTTGGCATCCACACTTCAACGTCATAAGTCATTGCAGATGAGAATCCCAAATCTCCAGAGCAAAGTCTAACAACTCTGTATGGAATTTCCAACAATTGCAAGATTTCTTCTGCGTTATTTGTAAGTTTTTCTAATTCGTCATAACTTGTAGAAGGTTCAACAAATTTTACCATTTCGACTTTTTCAAATTGGTGATTTCTGATCAAACCTCTTGTGTCACGTCCAGCACTTCCTGCTTCTCTTCTGAAACATTGAGTAAATGCTGTGTAATAAATTGGCAAACTTCCTTGTTCCAAAATTTCTCCTGCCAATAAATTAGTTACAGGAACTTCTGCAGTAGGAGCAAGATACATGTCGTCTTTTTCGCAGTAAAACATATCTTCTTTGAATTTTGGAATTTGACCTGTACCCATCATCGCACTTGGACTCATCAATACTGGAGTATTCATTTCAGTGTAACCTTGTTTATCAGTGTGAAGATCCACCATGAAATTCATCAAAGCTCTTTCAAGTCGTGCGCCTTTTCCTTTGAACACGCTAAATCTTGATTTGGAAATCTTAGTTGCTCTTTCGAAATCCAAAATATCCAAGTCAACGCCCAAATCCCAGTGAGCCTTAATATCAAAATCAAATTTTCTTGGTTCGCCCCATTTTCTCATTTCCAAATTCTCAGTATCATCCAAACCAACAGGAACATCTTTGTTAGGAGTGTTTGGAATTTCCATCAAATATTCTCTGATTTCTTCGTCGATATCTTTCAAATCGTCATCCATAGATTTGATATCATCAGATAACTTCTTCAAGTTTTTGAAAAGTTCTGTAGTATCTTCTCCGTTTTTCTTCATTTGTGGAACTTGTTTAGATAATTTGTTTTGTTCCGCCTTCATTGATTCTACTTTTTGAATAACTTCACGTCTTTTTTCATCAGTATCCAAAAGTTTTTGAATTGGATATTCTCCTCTTCTTTTTTTAAGCGCTTCAACGATTTCTTCTGGATTGTTTCTAATTCTTTTAATATCTAACATAACTTTCTCCTTATAAAACAATAAAAAAACTCATACCAAGGGACGAAAATTACGTTTCCGCGACTGCCACCCTAATTAGCATAAGCTCTCTCAACTAATAACGCATAGAAGTTAGATTCATTATCTTCATATACTTATTCGCACCACACATAAGCTCTCTGAATTACTCCAATAATTACTATTTCTTCATCAACTGCAATATTCAACTATATTAATGTATATTTTACCACAAATAATCTAGTTGTGTCAATGTATAGCTCAATTACAACGTTTTTAGATTTTTTAAATACAGATTGCATTTAATTTGCATCTTAGCAAAAATGCTAATATGATTTAATGAATACAATAAATTTTTAAAAAACAGATCAGCATTTTAAACGCTAATCTGTTTTCATCTCTTATTTTTTATTTATAATTGTGTTTATAGCCGATTGAACAGCCTTATACCTGTCTTCATTGGTGTGAGATGCAAGACAAGTTATTAGATATTTCTCGCCATCTTTCTCATACAAAACAACGATATTATACGACGAAGCCATGGTTCCAGTCTTGACGCCTTTTATATCTTTATTGTAGAACGCTGATTTTGGATCCAAAAATTCATTAGTATTTTCCCATGTAAATTCTCCCTGAGAAGTTTTTATGCTAAAAGAACTCTTTCCCATACATTTTTTTACAAAATCGTAATCAATAAGTTTGAGCGTTACTCTATTAATATCTTTTAAATTAGTATCTGCTTGTATGGAAAATCCACTCGGATCGAACAAGTGGGTTTTGCTGTAACCTTCATCTGCGAGGTACTTGCTGAGATTTTTTACAAAATAATCCACGTATTTTTTTGCACTGTAACCATCTCCCAAGTCTTTTTTGCCGATGTTGTATGCCAACGCAAAAGCCGCATCATTTCCAGATGGCACAAGCATAGCCTGCATTATTTGCTCGGCTGTGTACTTTCCGACTTTCAAATGGGCTAGTGATGAGCCTTCGGGAACAAGCTCAAGCAATTCTCGGTTTACTTCGATGGTGTCATCTAATTTTACCTTCGTTAGTGCGTAATCAATCGCAAAAAGCTTCGATAAGCTTGCAACAGTTGGTAATTGTCCACCGCCTTCATAAAACAAGTATTTTCCTTTATTCATGTCATATACCGAGAAAGCAAGTGCATCTTCTGGAATCTTCAACTCTTTAGTATCTATTTTGAAATCAATTCTATCGTAAAATTTTCTAAAAGTTCTGGATTGTAAAATTCTATAGCCACGCAAGTTAAATAAGAATAAACAAAACGCCAAAAGAATGACTCCAAGAATTAAAAACAATTTACGCTTGTGTTTTTTCATAATTCACCTCTATACCTAAATTATCTTATATCACAATGTGAATTGCAATAATTAGAATGATTTTTTATATTCATATTAGCATTTTGCATTTAGAAATTTGTTCATAGATTCATAATCAGATTAGCGTTTTTGTTAAGAACATCATACGGAAAAAACAATCAGAAATTCCAGCGAAGGGAACCGTCAAAAAATCTCACTCGCGCCAAAGCGAAGCTTGCGCTTGAGATTTTAGGTTCACAAGCGATGAATTTCTTTGTTTTTGTAGTCAGATGTTCGTACAAAATGCTAATCTGATTTGTTTATCTATTTCAACCCCAAGCAACACCATTTCTAAACTGTCTTAAAAAACAAAAAACACCAAGCTCATCTCAAAAGATTTGCTCAGTGTTATTTTCTACATATCTTTGTCTGCATTTTGGAAAAATTTTGCCACATATCCTATTACTACTAAAACCAAGAATACTTTCATCAAGAATTTCAAAATACTAACAGTTATTCCCATAATTCCCATCATGATATTCAAAGCCAAAATAGCCAAGAATATGTACAAAATGTATTTTAAATATTTGTTATCCATACTCCACTTCCTTTATATTTCTTCTTTTGCGAAAAATCTTCTGTAAATAAATCTAATTACCAACACTGCTAATGCTATTTTGATGAAAACTTTCAAAAATGAGTAGGCAACAGCTCCAATTGCAACCAAAATTCCTACAATTGCGCCGCCTAATCCCAATATCAAACCAAAAGTTCCCAAAATAGCTGCGAAAACTATTGATAGAATAACTATCAAAATAACAAATGCTAAA
This Finegoldia magna ATCC 53516 DNA region includes the following protein-coding sequences:
- the serS gene encoding serine--tRNA ligase; translated protein: MLDIKRIRNNPEEIVEALKKRRGEYPIQKLLDTDEKRREVIQKVESMKAEQNKLSKQVPQMKKNGEDTTELFKNLKKLSDDIKSMDDDLKDIDEEIREYLMEIPNTPNKDVPVGLDDTENLEMRKWGEPRKFDFDIKAHWDLGVDLDILDFERATKISKSRFSVFKGKGARLERALMNFMVDLHTDKQGYTEMNTPVLMSPSAMMGTGQIPKFKEDMFYCEKDDMYLAPTAEVPVTNLLAGEILEQGSLPIYYTAFTQCFRREAGSAGRDTRGLIRNHQFEKVEMVKFVEPSTSYDELEKLTNNAEEILQLLEIPYRVVRLCSGDLGFSSAMTYDVEVWMPSYNRYVEISSCSNFEDFQARRANIRYRDENNKPQYVHTLNGSGLAIGRCFAAVIENYQQADGSIKIPEVLQKYTGFDIID
- a CDS encoding serine hydrolase, with the protein product MKKHKRKLFLILGVILLAFCLFLFNLRGYRILQSRTFRKFYDRIDFKIDTKELKIPEDALAFSVYDMNKGKYLFYEGGGQLPTVASLSKLFAIDYALTKVKLDDTIEVNRELLELVPEGSSLAHLKVGKYTAEQIMQAMLVPSGNDAAFALAYNIGKKDLGDGYSAKKYVDYFVKNLSKYLADEGYSKTHLFDPSGFSIQADTNLKDINRVTLKLIDYDFVKKCMGKSSFSIKTSQGEFTWENTNEFLDPKSAFYNKDIKGVKTGTMASSYNIVVLYEKDGEKYLITCLASHTNEDRYKAVQSAINTIINKK